Part of the Rhizobium sp. N324 genome, CAATCCGCAGGCATGGCTTGCCGACGTCCTTGCCCGTATCGCAGACACGCCGATTACCAGGCTGGAGCAACTGCTTCCATGGAATTGGAAATCGCCGGCTGCAGACGCTCAAGCGGCGTGACTGACAGCGGTTGCGTGTCGGCTCCCGATCCATTGCGAGCAAGCGCCGTTACCTACTTCCTTGATCCGTTCTTGCAGTGAACGCACCAAATCCCCTTGCTTGGGGATTGTAGGGCGGGTTTGCCGCATCGTGGGCAGACAGTGGCAATGGAGCCAGTCCTGTAGGTCATTGCGCACCCCTTACCGCGACAAGAAAATTATTCGCCTACCCAATGCATACAGCATTGTGCCTGCCTTCTCCATTGGTCACGGAGAACTAAGTGGCCAGGAAAGCGGCCTTCGCCGGATGCTTACGATTTTTCTCCCCAGCTCAGAGCTAGAGCGGGCTGCAGCGAGAAGCGGCCGGGGTCCTCGAGCCAGGCACGATCATACTCAAACACGATTGTTTCGGCACCACGGGCGCGATTGCTCCGGGCCAGATGGGACGTGTGCGGCCGTGAAGGTCGAGATGAACTTCGAAATCAGCCATCGCGTGACGATCCCGGTGATCGCCTTGGGTGAGCGTGCTTGGGCAACTCTGCATTGGCCAGAGACTGGCCGACGCTGTCGTTACCGATGTCGGCGACTTGGCTCAGCCCATCTAGCAGGCCGAGTGCCTGGAGGACGCCTGCATAGATGCCGATGCTGACATTGGTGTCGCCGGCCTCGATCTTTTGAAGCGTTGAGCGTGAGGTGAAGGCACGTTCGGCTACTACCGCCATAGGCAGGCGGCGACGTCGACGTGCGTCGTGGATGTCTGCGCCCAGTTTGCGCAGCGCGCCGCACAGCGGCCGGAGGGTTGTGAGGTGTCGGAATTTGTCACCTTCGCACTACAGATTGCACTAGATATGTAGCACGAAGGTTACAATTTTTCAAGAGAGATGGTCAGAGAGAAAAGTGGTTAGAATGGGAATTGCGGGAGCGATAGCGCAAGTACGAGCCAGGCTGGCAGGCGAAGAAAGATGGCGGATCTTGAGGCGCTCAAGATCGATGCCGCCTCCGGACTGGAGGCGCGATCGGAACCACTATCGTCTGCTGATGCGGCTTTTGCCGATTGCCAAGCTGCACCCGGCCCTTAGTCGAACGGGTGCTCCTGGAAGATGCGGTGGTGTCGGTGACCGTGGACACCTCGTCGATCAGGGTCGCAACCGTGGCTGGTTTTGAGAAATCGGCGGGCGGACATTGTCGGCCATCAGGACACCAATTGAACTAGGCCATTTGGACTAGAATTTCCACTTATGGCGCGCCAACCGATCGGTTCCTCATGGATCGGGAAGCCGACCTCTACACAGCGGGCTCAATCCTCGAGAATAGTTGCTAATGACCGCTCATCAGACAATCTGATTGAAAGTTCCCCGCGAAGCAGCCATATATTTAGCTCAAATTCATTAGTGCTACGTAGGACATTGATCATGGTAGATGTGGAGCTGCAGGTCGCTCGGCAAAATGCCTCTCTTCGAGTGCAAGTCGAAGAAAGGCTCAGACAGGCTATTGCGACGGGCAAGTTCAAGCCGGGGCAAAGGCTCGTCGAGCGCGAGCTTTGCGAAATGATCGGCGTGGGTCGCACGTCCGTCCGTGAAGCGCTTCGGCAGCTTGAGGCAGAGGGATTGATCACAAGCTTCCCCCACAAGGGTCCAGTTGTCAGTATCATAACCTATGAGGAGGCCGCTCAGCTCTACACCGTCCGCGCGCTGCTCGAGGGGTTTGCTGGTCAGCAGTTCGCCGAAAATGGAACGGCGGAAGATATTGCCACTTTGCAAGATGCCGTTAGAGAATTCGAAGCGTCGGCGGAAAGCGGCGTGGGACACAGGCTCATCGCTGCCAAAAACGCCTTCTATGACTGCTTGATGGATGGCAGCAAAAACGTCTTCGTCAGGCAAATGCTAACATCGCTGCACAACCGGATCAATCTTCTGCGCATGACTTCGATGACACAACCGGGGCGCCTCAAACATAGCATTGCAGAAATCAAAGAGATTGCCGAAGCGATCCAAAATCGCAACGGACCCAGGGCTGCGGCCGCTTGTAAGCACCACATTGATATGGCTGCGAAAGTCGCACTCGAGTACCTGCGCAACAACACCTCAGGCTGATGCCATAAGATTTTCCGAAAATTGACAGATTGTCTGATGCTGTAGGTGGCCGGGTGTAATCAAATCCTTCAGGCACGGTGCTTTTGACAACGCAACAACCTCTCTGGTGTCCATCGGACGATAAGATGGGTGCTGCTTGCACGGTCATTTTAAGTGAGGTGATTGAAGAAGCGACAGCAAAATTGGCGTCGTAGCGAGGGCGCACCGGCCCAAGCATGAATTTTCCGATTGACAGATTGTCTGATAGGTCGTTAACTACTCCTCACTAACGGAGGTAGCTGATTGTGCTTGCCTCACATTCGGGAGCGGGACGTTGTCACCACGAAAAAATCTGCGCGTCGCCTTTATTGGTCTCGGCGCAATGGGCGGGCCGATGGCACAACATCTGTTGTCGGCTCAATTCGAAGTCACTGGCTTTGATCTATCGGCCGAGGCTAGGGAAAGGTTCGCGGCCGTCGGCGGCGTTCCGGCAGAGACGGTAGCGGAAGCATTCAATGGCGCCGATGTTGCGGTTACCATGCTTCCCAACGGCAAGATTGTTCAAGACGCGCTCTTCAAGGATGGGGCCTGGCAATCCCTGAGTGCTGACGCGCTTGTCATCGACATGAGCTCATCGGCGCCCAATGATACTCGTGAGCTCGCAGAGCGCTTGCATCAGAAGGGCTTGCGGCTGGTCGATGCTCCCGTGTCAGGCGGAGTGAAGCGAGCCGTCGAAGGCTCTCTTACTATCATGGCAGGCGGTGCTTCTGACGATATCGATCAAGCTGATCCCATCCTGTGCGCCATGGGCGGCCAGATTTTTAGGACAGGCCCGATCGGCTCAGGGCACGCCATGAAAGCCATCAACAATTTCGTATCGGGAGCCGGGGTTCTGGCAGCTATCGAAGGCGTTCTTCTTGGCCGAACGTTTGGTCTCGATCCTAGAACGATCGTCGATATTCTCAACTCGTCGTCTGGCAAGAACAACGCAACAGAAGTGAAGATGAAGCAGTTCATCCTCTCGGAGACTTTTGGCTCTGGTTTTGCTTTGGGGCTTATGGCGAAAGACATTAGGATTGCAGCGGACTTGTCGAAGGCGCTCAATCTCCAGCTGCCGACATTGGCCGGTACCGCTGATGCCTGGGATGCTGCTCGGCATGCTTTAGGCCCCGATGTCGACCATACGAAAATTGCGCAGT contains:
- a CDS encoding NAD(P)-dependent oxidoreductase gives rise to the protein MSPRKNLRVAFIGLGAMGGPMAQHLLSAQFEVTGFDLSAEARERFAAVGGVPAETVAEAFNGADVAVTMLPNGKIVQDALFKDGAWQSLSADALVIDMSSSAPNDTRELAERLHQKGLRLVDAPVSGGVKRAVEGSLTIMAGGASDDIDQADPILCAMGGQIFRTGPIGSGHAMKAINNFVSGAGVLAAIEGVLLGRTFGLDPRTIVDILNSSSGKNNATEVKMKQFILSETFGSGFALGLMAKDIRIAADLSKALNLQLPTLAGTADAWDAARHALGPDVDHTKIAQFVKDQA
- a CDS encoding GntR family transcriptional regulator, translated to MVDVELQVARQNASLRVQVEERLRQAIATGKFKPGQRLVERELCEMIGVGRTSVREALRQLEAEGLITSFPHKGPVVSIITYEEAAQLYTVRALLEGFAGQQFAENGTAEDIATLQDAVREFEASAESGVGHRLIAAKNAFYDCLMDGSKNVFVRQMLTSLHNRINLLRMTSMTQPGRLKHSIAEIKEIAEAIQNRNGPRAAAACKHHIDMAAKVALEYLRNNTSG